In the genome of Sorangium aterium, one region contains:
- the ggt gene encoding gamma-glutamyltransferase produces MTKRTLLLALFLLCASCSSCSPDERLAPVGNGGSTSSTSSASSTSGDAGAEPDAAGDDPFAQLPEIAPTATGRRGAAATVDLRGTLAAIEILKRGGNAVDAAVAAAGVLGVTDPFSCGIGGGGFMLVYLAGEGKVIALDHRETAPSRLEARSFYENGAPIAFNELVTSGLSVGVPGTVRGWSEALRRHGTLGLGDVLKRAIQVAEAGFDVDATFFEQTGRNLARFQAITSTKKLFLGPDGQPWPVGTIFKNPDLAGTYRLIAEGGEKAFYEGRVAEAIVAAVKSPPVEPGSALNVRAGVIELPDLQGYEARVRPAVSTTYRDTTIYGLGLPSSGGIAVAEALNLLEGYDTATLTPVEVLHRYLGASRLAFADRGAFLGDPEFVDAPVKGLLSKDYADARRALIDLAEAPSAAAAPGDPYAFQSDPSPAPGGAPAARRGGAGPKDAHDNETTHITVSDAAGNIVSYTCTIEYEGGNGIVVPGYGFLLNNELTDFNIPPDPSSPHPNAVEPGKRPRSSMSPTIVLKDGKPELALGSPGGSTIITTVLQILVGHIDLGLPIDKALAAPRLSQRNSGNGATDAETAFLSAPEAEGLASLGHVLSDAGTMGGEIGAATALRFNGDGTVTAVAEPVRRHGGSAMVEKER; encoded by the coding sequence CGCCGCCGGGGACGACCCGTTCGCCCAGCTCCCGGAGATCGCGCCGACGGCCACCGGGCGGCGGGGGGCGGCGGCGACGGTCGATCTCCGCGGGACGCTGGCCGCCATCGAGATCCTGAAGCGAGGGGGGAACGCCGTCGACGCCGCGGTCGCCGCGGCGGGCGTGCTCGGCGTGACTGACCCGTTCTCCTGCGGTATCGGCGGCGGCGGCTTCATGCTCGTCTACCTGGCCGGCGAGGGCAAGGTGATCGCCCTGGATCACCGCGAGACGGCGCCGTCCCGGCTCGAGGCGAGGTCCTTTTATGAGAACGGCGCGCCGATCGCCTTCAATGAGCTCGTCACGAGCGGCCTGTCGGTCGGCGTGCCCGGCACGGTGCGGGGCTGGAGCGAGGCGCTCCGCCGCCATGGAACGCTCGGGCTCGGAGACGTGCTGAAGCGGGCCATCCAGGTCGCCGAGGCGGGGTTCGACGTCGACGCGACCTTCTTCGAGCAGACAGGCCGCAACCTCGCGCGATTCCAGGCGATCACGAGCACCAAAAAGCTCTTCCTGGGGCCCGACGGCCAGCCGTGGCCCGTCGGCACGATCTTCAAGAACCCGGATCTGGCCGGCACCTACCGGCTCATCGCCGAGGGGGGAGAGAAGGCGTTCTACGAAGGGCGGGTCGCGGAGGCCATCGTCGCCGCGGTGAAGTCGCCTCCCGTCGAGCCCGGGAGCGCGCTCAACGTCCGGGCGGGGGTGATCGAGCTCCCGGACCTCCAGGGCTACGAGGCCCGCGTCCGCCCCGCGGTCTCGACGACGTACCGCGACACCACCATCTACGGCCTGGGCCTCCCGAGCAGCGGCGGGATCGCCGTCGCGGAGGCGCTGAACCTGCTCGAGGGGTATGACACGGCGACCCTCACGCCGGTCGAGGTGCTGCACCGCTACCTCGGCGCCTCCCGGCTCGCGTTCGCGGATCGAGGCGCCTTCCTCGGCGATCCCGAGTTCGTGGACGCCCCCGTCAAGGGGCTGCTCTCGAAGGACTACGCCGACGCGCGGCGCGCCCTCATCGATCTCGCCGAGGCCCCTTCGGCCGCGGCGGCGCCGGGCGACCCCTACGCATTCCAGAGCGATCCGAGCCCCGCGCCCGGCGGCGCCCCGGCGGCGAGGCGCGGGGGCGCCGGCCCGAAGGACGCGCACGACAACGAGACGACGCACATCACGGTCAGCGACGCGGCCGGGAACATCGTGTCCTACACCTGCACCATCGAGTACGAGGGCGGCAATGGCATCGTCGTCCCGGGGTACGGCTTCCTGCTGAACAACGAGCTCACGGACTTCAACATCCCGCCCGACCCGAGCTCGCCGCACCCCAACGCGGTCGAGCCGGGCAAGCGCCCGCGCAGCAGCATGAGCCCCACGATCGTCCTCAAGGACGGCAAACCCGAGCTCGCGCTCGGCTCGCCAGGCGGGTCCACCATCATCACCACGGTGCTCCAGATCCTCGTCGGTCATATCGATCTGGGCCTCCCCATCGACAAGGCGCTCGCGGCGCCGCGCCTCTCCCAGCGCAACTCGGGCAACGGCGCCACCGACGCGGAGACGGCATTCCTGAGCGCCCCGGAGGCCGAGGGGCTCGCGTCTCTGGGCCACGTCCTCTCCGACGCAGGCACGATGGGAGGCGAGATCGGCGCGGCCACCGCCTTGCGCTTCAACGGCGATGGGACCGTGACCGCGGTCGCCGAGCCGGTCCGGCGCCACGGCGGGAGCGCGATGGTCGAGAAGGAGCGGTGA
- a CDS encoding ester cyclase yields MANIDAVIPTAPAAAAATAVQAERAALLTFYRAFSERRPELIDEAVTQDWEDIPLPPGQGVGPESVKPILRAFFKAFPDVKLEVLDILQEPGRAAVRSVLTGTHRDTFLGVAPSGREISVPCHDFHALREGRIARTWHLEDWFTALAQIGAWPPAP; encoded by the coding sequence ATGGCGAACATCGATGCCGTCATTCCGACCGCCCCTGCCGCGGCCGCGGCGACCGCGGTCCAGGCGGAGCGCGCGGCTTTGCTGACGTTCTACCGCGCCTTCAGCGAGCGGCGGCCGGAGCTCATCGACGAGGCGGTGACCCAGGACTGGGAGGACATCCCGCTGCCCCCCGGTCAAGGGGTGGGCCCGGAGAGCGTCAAGCCCATCCTGCGCGCGTTCTTCAAGGCCTTTCCCGACGTGAAGCTCGAGGTGCTGGACATCCTCCAGGAGCCAGGCCGGGCTGCGGTCCGGTCTGTCCTCACGGGGACCCATCGAGACACGTTCTTGGGGGTGGCGCCGAGCGGGAGGGAGATCAGCGTCCCGTGCCACGATTTTCATGCGCTGCGGGAGGGCCGGATCGCGCGGACGTGGCACCTCGAGGACTGGTTCACCGCATTGGCGCAGATCGGCGCGTGGCCCCCGGCGCCCTGA
- a CDS encoding 3-oxoacyl-ACP synthase III family protein, with protein MAAQIIDVVSFMPERRVVNEPPEGSSEDALADNAFFSGVHERRFASPDYLSEDLGVRAVERLLERTGILPETIDLLVCSCIFSDTFWPGIGPAIQHRVGARQATILNIDTSCSSYLSGLNTARAFVESGQYKRVVVVTVTNFISRLPEFQKSRRSSVLGDGASATLVMPGEASIIARYERSHGEHYGLFRFEPDVVDGVFKNYWERGCGPITVNFSRDMVEAIRTNALQLVPDAVGRCLAEARLSPSDVNLLITHQPNETFLKEWRARIGILPPRTHDTLSRYGNLFQGSIPVTLADALESGRIRRGDIVALGTFSNGGDFVSSMVLRWQ; from the coding sequence ATGGCGGCTCAGATCATCGATGTTGTCAGCTTCATGCCAGAGCGCCGGGTCGTGAACGAGCCGCCCGAGGGCAGCTCCGAGGACGCGCTGGCGGACAACGCCTTCTTCAGCGGGGTTCACGAGCGGAGGTTCGCCTCGCCGGATTACCTCTCCGAGGACCTCGGCGTGCGCGCCGTCGAGCGGCTCCTCGAGAGGACAGGGATCCTCCCCGAGACGATCGATCTCCTCGTGTGCTCCTGCATCTTCTCCGACACGTTCTGGCCAGGCATCGGCCCTGCGATCCAGCACCGCGTCGGCGCCCGGCAGGCGACGATCCTCAACATCGACACGAGCTGCTCCTCGTACCTGTCGGGGCTCAATACGGCCCGCGCGTTCGTCGAGTCGGGCCAGTACAAGCGCGTCGTCGTGGTGACGGTGACGAACTTCATCTCTCGCCTGCCCGAGTTCCAGAAGTCCCGCCGGTCGTCCGTGCTCGGCGACGGCGCCTCGGCCACGCTCGTGATGCCGGGCGAGGCGTCGATCATCGCCCGCTACGAGCGCTCCCACGGCGAGCACTACGGCCTGTTCCGCTTCGAGCCCGACGTCGTCGACGGGGTGTTCAAGAACTACTGGGAGCGCGGCTGCGGCCCGATCACCGTCAATTTCTCCAGGGACATGGTCGAGGCGATCCGCACGAACGCGCTGCAGCTCGTGCCTGACGCGGTGGGGCGGTGCCTCGCGGAGGCCCGGCTGTCGCCGAGCGACGTCAACCTCCTCATCACCCACCAGCCGAACGAGACGTTCCTCAAGGAGTGGCGCGCCCGGATAGGGATCCTCCCTCCGCGCACGCACGACACCCTGTCGCGTTATGGCAACCTGTTCCAGGGCTCGATTCCGGTCACGCTCGCGGACGCGCTGGAGAGCGGCCGCATTCGACGCGGCGATATCGTCGCGCTCGGGACATTCTCGAACGGCGGAGACTTCGTGAGCTCGATGGTGCTGCGCTGGCAGTAG
- a CDS encoding thiamine pyrophosphate-binding protein produces MKLADALVEMLRDWDVQYVFGVSGANIEHLHDAIHRHGQGKLVSVLARTEMGAAFMADCRARVHRRLSVCCATSGGGMLNLAVGIAESYAEAVPVLAIVGQPPTSLEGRGAFQDSSGIGNCVDAVLLWRSISKYVGKIRSPHDFWPMLREAVVAATSGRQGPAVLLVPRDLFDQEVSPPPVDWPSDLQSFCRSRPVGIGEVMPLLEAIRSARRPLLLVGQGVRRSDDAGAVEAFARAVGLPVVTTMSARADFPNDDPLYLGTVGAAGHPSAHAYLRDEADLVIAAGATLDVMTRAAVEKSFKDKRFVVIDVDPEAIHRVLQPEITLYADVGRAFRALLDLLERRPMSPLPPIEGYTRRCYEPRLAPAIPGDDPGAAGPDTLLQSEALAILAEFLPAKGHVVLDAGNCAAAAMHYLPVPEGSTSTIALGMGGMGYSIPGAIGAQLGSEPGTRTTVICGDGSFLMLGLEVHTAVDLGLPILFVVFNNAMHGMCVTRQQLLFESRIEAVRYPEVDFAALAGGLAPGDRLWVGSASTPQELRERLSDYRDNHRDVPGVLDLRLLREEIPPFAPFLGADAPTIPTSAFAA; encoded by the coding sequence ATGAAGTTGGCCGACGCGTTGGTCGAGATGCTGAGGGATTGGGACGTTCAATACGTCTTCGGAGTGAGCGGCGCGAACATCGAGCACCTGCACGACGCCATTCATCGGCACGGGCAAGGGAAGCTGGTCTCCGTCCTCGCGAGGACAGAGATGGGCGCCGCGTTCATGGCGGACTGCAGGGCGAGGGTCCACAGGCGCCTCTCGGTCTGCTGCGCGACGTCGGGCGGCGGGATGCTCAACCTGGCTGTCGGGATCGCCGAGTCCTACGCCGAGGCGGTCCCCGTGCTCGCGATCGTCGGCCAGCCCCCGACGTCGCTCGAGGGGCGGGGGGCGTTCCAGGACTCGTCGGGCATCGGCAACTGCGTCGATGCCGTCCTGCTCTGGCGCTCGATCTCGAAGTACGTCGGAAAGATCAGGAGCCCACACGACTTCTGGCCGATGCTGCGCGAAGCGGTCGTGGCGGCGACGTCGGGCCGGCAGGGCCCGGCCGTGCTCCTCGTGCCCCGGGACCTCTTCGATCAGGAGGTCAGCCCGCCCCCGGTCGACTGGCCCTCTGATCTCCAGAGCTTCTGCCGATCGCGGCCGGTCGGGATCGGCGAGGTGATGCCGCTGCTCGAGGCCATCCGCAGCGCGCGCCGCCCGTTGCTCCTCGTCGGCCAGGGGGTGCGCCGCTCCGACGACGCCGGCGCGGTCGAGGCGTTCGCGCGCGCGGTCGGTCTCCCGGTGGTGACCACGATGTCGGCCCGCGCCGACTTTCCGAACGACGACCCGCTGTACCTGGGGACCGTCGGCGCGGCGGGACACCCGTCGGCGCACGCGTACCTGCGCGACGAGGCGGATCTCGTCATCGCCGCGGGCGCGACGCTCGACGTCATGACGCGCGCCGCGGTCGAGAAGAGCTTCAAGGACAAGCGCTTCGTCGTCATCGACGTCGATCCCGAGGCGATCCACCGCGTCCTTCAGCCCGAGATCACCCTGTATGCGGACGTCGGCCGCGCCTTCCGCGCGCTGCTCGATCTCCTGGAGAGGCGCCCGATGTCACCGCTCCCTCCGATCGAAGGGTACACGCGGCGCTGCTACGAGCCCCGCCTCGCGCCGGCCATCCCGGGCGACGACCCGGGCGCCGCGGGGCCCGATACGCTCCTGCAGAGCGAGGCCCTGGCCATCCTGGCGGAGTTCCTGCCGGCGAAGGGCCACGTCGTGCTCGACGCCGGCAACTGCGCCGCCGCGGCCATGCACTACCTCCCCGTCCCGGAGGGCTCGACATCGACGATCGCGCTCGGGATGGGGGGAATGGGCTACTCGATCCCCGGCGCCATCGGCGCGCAGCTCGGGTCGGAGCCCGGGACGCGGACGACGGTCATCTGCGGCGACGGATCGTTCCTGATGCTCGGCCTGGAGGTGCACACGGCCGTCGATCTCGGCCTGCCCATCCTGTTCGTCGTGTTCAACAACGCGATGCACGGGATGTGCGTCACGCGTCAACAGCTCCTCTTCGAGTCCCGGATCGAGGCCGTTCGTTATCCGGAGGTCGACTTCGCGGCCCTCGCGGGCGGGCTCGCCCCGGGCGACCGGCTCTGGGTGGGCTCCGCGTCCACGCCGCAGGAGCTGCGCGAGCGCCTGAGCGATTATCGCGACAACCACCGCGACGTGCCTGGCGTGCTCGATCTGCGGCTCTTGCGCGAGGAGATCCCGCCTTTCGCGCCGTTCCTCGGAGCGGACGCGCCGACGATACCGACGTCGGCGTTCGCGGCATGA
- a CDS encoding TonB-dependent receptor produces the protein MHERRGVWAARLAAAASLLLPTSAFATGSGVLTGTVLDSSTRQPAADVVVTVTSPALQGEQLVVTDPSGQFRIPNLPPGTYTLRLDKDAYRPYSRGGIELRVDSTIRVNSELLPEALKAEEIVVVGSAPIVDVGSSATGVNVGSEFASRIPLIPTGAKGAATRSFEALADVAPGASADRYGVSISGTTSPENQYVIDGLSVNNPAFGVIGTPLSVEFIKEVKVITGGYLPEYGRATGGYLDAVTKSGSNEFHGAVFFSITPGLFEASQTGVQSEASTITTDTRLSSLRDVGVEIGGPILKDRLWFFAGVSPSAASYRLERELRFGRSDPIPGTQRVYYATQQSVQYLGKLTWLIDPDNTVSLSVYGSPTTSGGDGDFGISPKDGTVELNNSSSNNVINGSFGALAHRYVSSATDGALKWSSAFQNKTYLLDVTLGVHHEENAIRAADGTRIGSGKGLSDIAQVHWQRSDPGFHSINDFEPSEATRECDPAGTQAAERCPVATYFSGGPGALSETTLDRYQGKAVFTGLFTALGHHIVKAGADLELMRYASSRGHSGRNVFAETTDGAAFTGFRRLGFIANPDEGVPLDKFETVSKSTTIGGFVQDSWSILDKVTLNAGVRYDAQLLYGGDDKLAIALPNQWSPRVGVIYDFTQAGRSKLFVNYARFYESVPLNIIDRAFPGERQVFTLHAAAVCDPRDRAQQRDACDRNENLIPTAAPYSPNQKWRVIGGDGGIDPDLEPQSTDEIVLGGEVEIYPRLRVGAQYTKRYQNQVIEDISRDEARTYLIGNPGYGVAKDFPKPTRDYDAVTVHAEKAFADAWLAQASYTISYLRGNWAGLFRPETGQLDPNVNSDFDLVSLLPNRTGPLPGDRRHQFKVFGAKDFTVHHRVIVSVGGTYRSASGGPTSHLGSHPLYGPDQVYILERGSGERLPWAHSVDAHVGVGVQLAKESTLTVTVDSFNIFNFQAATAVDQRYTVASVLPIVNGTKGDLGQLKNVDGSTFNPINKNPNFGKPVAYQAPRTFRIGAKVTF, from the coding sequence ATGCATGAAAGGCGCGGTGTCTGGGCCGCGCGGCTGGCTGCGGCCGCCAGCCTGCTCCTCCCGACCTCGGCCTTCGCCACCGGCTCCGGCGTCCTGACAGGCACGGTCCTCGATTCGTCGACGAGGCAGCCAGCCGCCGATGTCGTCGTGACCGTGACCTCCCCAGCGCTCCAGGGAGAGCAGCTGGTCGTCACCGACCCTTCCGGCCAGTTCCGGATCCCGAACCTGCCGCCGGGCACGTACACCCTCCGGCTCGACAAGGACGCATACAGGCCGTACAGCCGCGGCGGCATCGAGCTGCGCGTCGACAGCACCATCCGGGTGAACAGCGAGCTGCTGCCCGAGGCGCTGAAGGCCGAGGAGATCGTTGTCGTCGGCAGCGCGCCTATCGTGGATGTCGGGTCGAGCGCGACCGGCGTGAACGTCGGCTCGGAGTTCGCGAGCCGCATCCCGCTCATCCCCACGGGCGCGAAGGGCGCCGCGACCCGCTCCTTCGAGGCGCTCGCCGACGTGGCGCCCGGCGCGAGCGCCGACCGTTACGGCGTGTCGATCAGCGGGACGACGTCGCCGGAGAACCAGTACGTGATCGACGGCCTGTCGGTGAACAACCCGGCCTTCGGCGTCATCGGGACGCCGCTGTCCGTGGAGTTCATCAAGGAGGTCAAGGTGATCACCGGCGGCTACCTGCCGGAGTACGGCCGCGCCACCGGCGGCTACCTCGACGCGGTGACGAAGTCGGGCTCGAACGAGTTTCACGGCGCGGTGTTCTTCAGCATCACGCCGGGCCTCTTCGAGGCGTCGCAGACGGGGGTGCAGAGCGAGGCGAGCACGATCACGACCGACACCCGGCTTTCGTCGCTCCGGGACGTCGGCGTCGAGATCGGCGGCCCGATTTTGAAGGACAGGCTCTGGTTCTTCGCCGGGGTCTCTCCCTCGGCCGCGAGCTACCGCCTCGAGCGCGAGCTGCGCTTTGGCAGGTCCGACCCGATCCCCGGCACTCAGCGGGTCTACTACGCCACCCAGCAGAGCGTCCAGTACCTCGGCAAGCTCACGTGGCTGATCGACCCGGACAACACCGTCTCGCTGTCGGTCTACGGCTCGCCCACGACGTCGGGGGGAGACGGCGACTTCGGCATCAGCCCGAAGGACGGCACCGTGGAGCTGAACAACAGCTCGAGCAACAACGTCATCAACGGCAGCTTCGGCGCCCTCGCGCACAGGTACGTGTCGAGCGCGACGGACGGCGCGCTGAAGTGGTCCTCGGCGTTCCAGAACAAGACGTACCTGCTCGACGTCACGCTCGGCGTCCACCACGAGGAGAACGCGATCCGCGCCGCCGACGGCACGAGGATCGGGAGCGGGAAGGGGCTCTCCGACATCGCGCAGGTCCACTGGCAAAGGAGCGATCCCGGGTTCCACTCCATCAACGATTTCGAGCCGTCCGAGGCGACGCGCGAATGCGACCCCGCGGGCACGCAGGCCGCCGAGCGGTGCCCCGTCGCGACGTACTTCAGCGGCGGGCCGGGGGCGCTCAGCGAGACGACGCTCGACAGGTACCAGGGCAAGGCCGTGTTCACGGGCCTGTTCACCGCCCTCGGCCACCACATCGTCAAGGCGGGCGCCGACCTCGAGCTGATGCGTTATGCGTCGTCCCGCGGCCACTCGGGGCGCAACGTCTTCGCCGAGACGACCGACGGGGCCGCGTTCACCGGCTTCCGCCGGCTCGGCTTCATCGCCAACCCCGACGAGGGCGTGCCGCTCGACAAGTTCGAGACGGTGTCGAAATCGACCACGATCGGCGGCTTCGTGCAGGACAGCTGGAGCATCCTCGACAAGGTCACGCTGAATGCGGGGGTCCGTTACGACGCGCAGCTGCTGTATGGAGGCGACGACAAGCTGGCGATAGCCCTCCCCAACCAGTGGTCGCCGCGCGTCGGCGTGATCTACGATTTCACGCAGGCCGGCCGCTCCAAGCTGTTCGTGAACTACGCGCGGTTCTACGAGAGCGTGCCGCTCAACATCATCGACCGCGCGTTCCCCGGCGAACGGCAGGTCTTCACGCTTCACGCCGCGGCGGTGTGCGATCCCCGGGACCGCGCGCAGCAGCGCGACGCGTGCGATCGGAACGAGAACCTGATCCCGACGGCCGCCCCGTACAGCCCCAACCAGAAGTGGCGTGTCATCGGGGGCGACGGCGGCATCGATCCGGACCTCGAGCCGCAATCGACGGACGAGATCGTGCTCGGCGGCGAGGTCGAGATCTATCCCCGGCTGCGCGTGGGCGCGCAGTACACGAAGCGCTACCAGAACCAGGTCATCGAGGACATCAGCCGGGACGAGGCGAGGACGTACCTCATCGGCAACCCAGGCTACGGCGTCGCCAAGGATTTCCCGAAGCCGACGCGCGACTACGATGCGGTCACCGTCCATGCCGAGAAGGCCTTCGCCGACGCGTGGCTCGCGCAGGCGAGCTACACGATCTCCTACCTGCGCGGCAACTGGGCCGGGCTCTTCCGCCCCGAGACCGGGCAGCTCGATCCGAACGTCAACTCGGACTTCGATCTGGTGTCGCTCCTGCCGAACCGCACGGGGCCGCTCCCCGGGGATCGCAGGCACCAGTTCAAGGTCTTCGGCGCCAAGGACTTCACGGTTCATCACCGCGTGATCGTCAGCGTGGGCGGGACGTACCGGTCCGCCTCCGGCGGGCCGACGAGCCACCTCGGCTCGCACCCGCTCTATGGCCCCGATCAGGTCTACATCCTCGAGCGCGGGAGCGGCGAGCGCCTCCCCTGGGCGCATTCCGTCGATGCCCACGTCGGCGTGGGCGTGCAGCTCGCCAAGGAGAGCACGCTGACCGTCACGGTCGATTCGTTCAACATCTTCAATTTCCAGGCGGCGACTGCCGTGGACCAGCGGTACACGGTGGCCTCCGTCCTTCCGATCGTGAACGGGACGAAGGGCGATCTCGGGCAGCTCAAGAACGTCGATGGCTCGACGTTCAACCCGATCAACAAGAACCCGAACTTCGGAAAGCCTGTTGCATATCAGGCGCCGCGCACGTTCAGGATCGGCGCCAAGGTGACCTTCTAG
- a CDS encoding methyltransferase, giving the protein MTQEFDHNAIVRLGMAYAESKTLLSAVELGVFTALAKEPLDWQTLRERIGIHPRAARDFFDALVALRVLQREDGRYSNTREADLFLDKTKKSYIGGMLEMSNARLYGIWGSLTEALRTGEPQNEIGAREDIFTWLSKTPEKYREFTQAMTGLSLPSARALAAKFPWGRYKTFADVGTAQGGLPVQVALAHPKLTGIGLDLSPVQPVFEDYVREHGVADRLRFQVFDLFKDSIPKVDVITMGHILHGWKLADKRGFIKKAYDALPEGGVLIVYDAMIDDERRENVAGFMMSLTILLETPEGFDYTSADCAGWFREQGFREVRAEKLIGSDSFVVGVK; this is encoded by the coding sequence ATGACGCAAGAGTTCGATCACAACGCGATTGTACGACTGGGAATGGCTTACGCCGAATCGAAGACGCTGCTCAGCGCCGTCGAGCTCGGCGTGTTCACGGCGCTCGCGAAAGAGCCGCTCGATTGGCAGACGCTGCGCGAGCGGATCGGCATCCACCCCCGCGCGGCGCGCGATTTCTTCGACGCGCTGGTGGCGCTGCGCGTCCTGCAGCGCGAGGACGGCCGGTACTCGAACACACGAGAGGCGGACCTCTTCCTGGACAAGACCAAGAAGTCGTACATCGGCGGAATGCTGGAGATGTCGAACGCGCGGCTCTACGGGATCTGGGGCTCGCTCACCGAGGCGCTGCGCACGGGCGAGCCGCAGAACGAGATCGGGGCGCGCGAGGACATCTTCACGTGGCTCTCCAAGACCCCCGAGAAATATCGTGAGTTCACCCAGGCGATGACGGGGCTCAGCCTGCCGTCGGCGCGGGCGCTCGCGGCGAAGTTCCCGTGGGGTCGCTACAAGACGTTCGCCGACGTCGGCACGGCCCAGGGCGGCTTGCCTGTCCAGGTCGCGCTGGCCCACCCGAAACTGACCGGCATCGGGCTCGATCTGTCGCCCGTGCAGCCGGTCTTCGAGGACTATGTCCGGGAGCACGGGGTCGCGGATCGGCTGCGCTTCCAGGTGTTCGACCTCTTCAAAGACTCGATCCCCAAGGTGGACGTGATCACCATGGGTCACATCCTCCACGGGTGGAAGCTCGCGGACAAACGGGGCTTCATCAAGAAGGCGTACGACGCGCTCCCCGAGGGGGGCGTGCTCATCGTCTATGATGCGATGATCGACGACGAGCGCCGCGAGAACGTGGCCGGGTTCATGATGAGCCTCACCATCCTCCTCGAGACGCCCGAGGGATTCGACTACACGAGCGCCGATTGCGCTGGATGGTTTCGCGAGCAGGGCTTCCGCGAGGTCCGCGCGGAGAAGCTCATCGGCTCGGATTCGTTCGTCGTCGGCGTGAAGTGA
- a CDS encoding M20/M25/M40 family metallo-hydrolase, whose product MRLSRLVHVGWIVVAALAYSACRDDDALSPAPSAAGPACADVDAEFEGSFDALARLVAAETYRAEQFANEDAFVTSMQAIVDDLKAQAQQFNEGQKTHRIEPWEWKVESGNAAEPRYYWVFGLRLGNGPRKISLNTHFDTVSPGDTDVWEPFVLTKSRGATKHGGEQDLWVGRGAIDDKGPALATFLVLKDIARAYDGSPLLDDITVELIFDTTEEIGAMSMRRYREENAEEAADLEIIFDTFWAVRAEKGIERPVFTLPREAPPTAGVWIDSLNTPSGPVNQLPDRAEAILRSDSPEALEELALHIEAEYAEHPFDDPSYRRAELTVDTSGLPDAIKLTTLVAGAQHASVPQENRANGANPLVSLTNFLGALAEEEVIVDNDVARMCRFIKSTWGTRTFGEAHPELLERHDEVFTEGNGTTYALTRLYTEPEPGAITLNLDIRYAIGHHSQPWDGESEGLLCGDASEFAGIFGQIVDEFNATSGGAPITFETATRIAPDIRRVDGPTFSRISSAFEEVTGEPAPAVAMGAGTDAKAYVKAIAAGALFDTTFGAPVNYHGIREAAPVRDLALSTKILCSVVDREIKQAKEEHPEPVAGVCDDSSARKRSSVTDDGHDH is encoded by the coding sequence ATGAGGTTGAGTAGACTGGTTCATGTGGGCTGGATTGTCGTCGCCGCGCTGGCGTACAGCGCTTGCCGGGACGACGATGCTTTGAGCCCGGCGCCCTCCGCCGCCGGGCCGGCTTGCGCTGACGTCGACGCCGAGTTCGAGGGTAGCTTCGACGCGCTGGCCAGGCTGGTCGCCGCCGAGACCTACCGCGCCGAGCAGTTCGCGAACGAGGACGCGTTCGTCACCAGCATGCAGGCGATCGTCGATGACCTGAAGGCCCAGGCGCAGCAGTTCAACGAGGGGCAAAAGACCCACAGGATCGAGCCGTGGGAGTGGAAGGTCGAGAGCGGCAACGCGGCCGAGCCCAGGTACTACTGGGTCTTCGGGTTGCGTCTCGGCAATGGGCCCCGCAAGATCTCCCTGAACACGCACTTCGATACGGTGTCTCCGGGGGACACCGACGTGTGGGAGCCGTTCGTGCTGACGAAGTCGAGGGGCGCGACCAAGCACGGCGGCGAGCAGGATCTATGGGTCGGCCGCGGCGCCATCGACGACAAGGGGCCGGCGCTGGCGACGTTCCTCGTGCTCAAGGACATCGCCCGGGCCTACGACGGCAGCCCCCTGCTCGACGACATCACGGTGGAGCTCATCTTCGACACCACCGAGGAGATCGGCGCCATGTCGATGCGGCGGTACCGCGAGGAGAACGCCGAGGAGGCGGCGGATCTCGAGATCATCTTCGACACGTTCTGGGCCGTGCGCGCGGAGAAGGGCATCGAGCGCCCCGTGTTCACGCTCCCGCGCGAGGCGCCGCCCACGGCGGGCGTGTGGATCGACTCGCTGAACACCCCCTCCGGCCCCGTCAACCAGCTCCCCGATCGGGCCGAGGCGATCCTCCGCAGCGATTCACCCGAGGCGCTCGAGGAGCTCGCCCTGCACATCGAGGCGGAGTATGCCGAGCATCCGTTCGACGATCCGTCGTACAGGCGGGCCGAGCTCACGGTCGACACCTCCGGCCTGCCGGACGCGATCAAGCTGACGACCCTGGTGGCGGGCGCGCAGCACGCGTCCGTGCCGCAGGAGAACCGCGCGAACGGCGCCAATCCGCTCGTGTCCCTCACCAATTTCCTGGGCGCGCTCGCGGAGGAGGAGGTGATCGTCGACAACGACGTGGCCCGGATGTGCAGGTTCATCAAGTCCACCTGGGGCACGAGGACATTCGGGGAGGCTCACCCCGAGCTGCTCGAGCGACACGACGAGGTGTTCACCGAGGGCAACGGCACCACCTATGCGCTGACCAGGCTCTACACGGAGCCGGAGCCCGGGGCGATCACGCTCAACCTCGACATCCGGTACGCGATAGGCCACCACAGCCAGCCGTGGGATGGGGAGAGCGAAGGGCTCCTGTGCGGTGACGCGAGCGAGTTCGCCGGCATCTTCGGGCAGATCGTCGACGAGTTCAACGCCACCTCCGGCGGCGCGCCGATCACGTTCGAGACCGCCACCCGGATCGCGCCGGATATTCGCCGGGTCGACGGCCCCACCTTCAGCCGGATCAGCAGCGCGTTCGAGGAGGTGACCGGCGAGCCGGCGCCCGCGGTGGCCATGGGCGCCGGCACCGACGCGAAGGCGTACGTCAAGGCGATCGCCGCGGGCGCCCTGTTCGACACAACGTTCGGCGCCCCGGTCAATTACCATGGAATCAGGGAGGCCGCGCCGGTCCGCGATCTCGCGCTGAGCACCAAGATCCTTTGCAGCGTCGTCGACCGGGAGATCAAGCAAGCGAAGGAGGAGCACCCGGAGCCGGTCGCCGGCGTGTGCGACGACTCTTCTGCGCGCAAGCGCTCCTCCGTGACGGACGACGGCCACGACCATTGA